From the genome of Erythrobacter litoralis, one region includes:
- a CDS encoding Bax inhibitor-1/YccA family protein, whose translation MADWKNERTESRFGSVPRAGGDVQGRATYDEGLRKHMLSIYNYMASGVLLTGIVALLAAESGITLALANSGLWFVIALAPLGFILAMSFGLHKMSQSTLQIVFWSFATVMGLSMSTIFLRFTDESIALTFFATAGAFAGLSLWGYTTKKDLSGFGTFLVMGVVGLLIAMLLNFFLQSGALALVISVLGVLIFAGLTAWDTQRLKNEYQYVRGTQMAGKAVIMGATSLYLDFVNMFMFLLNLLGNRE comes from the coding sequence ATGGCTGATTGGAAGAACGAACGCACCGAAAGCCGCTTCGGCTCGGTACCGCGCGCGGGCGGGGACGTCCAGGGCCGCGCGACCTATGACGAGGGCCTGCGCAAGCACATGCTCTCGATTTACAACTACATGGCCTCCGGCGTGCTGCTGACCGGCATCGTCGCGCTGCTCGCCGCCGAAAGCGGGATCACCCTCGCGCTCGCGAACAGCGGGCTGTGGTTCGTGATCGCGCTCGCGCCGCTCGGGTTCATCCTCGCGATGAGCTTTGGCCTCCACAAGATGAGCCAGTCGACTCTGCAGATCGTGTTCTGGTCGTTCGCGACCGTGATGGGGCTGTCGATGTCGACGATCTTCCTGCGTTTCACCGACGAATCGATCGCGCTGACCTTTTTCGCGACCGCCGGTGCCTTCGCGGGGCTGTCGCTGTGGGGCTACACGACGAAGAAGGACCTGTCGGGCTTCGGCACCTTCCTCGTGATGGGTGTGGTCGGCCTGCTGATCGCGATGCTGCTCAACTTCTTCCTGCAGTCGGGTGCGCTCGCGCTCGTCATCAGCGTGCTCGGCGTGCTGATCTTTGCCGGGCTTACCGCCTGGGACACGCAGCGACTGAAGAACGAATACCAGTATGTGCGCGGGACGCAGATGGCGGGCAAGGCGGTCATCATGGGCGCCACCAGCCTCTATCTCGACTTCGTGAACATGTTCATGTTCCTGCTCAACCTGCTCGGCAATCGCGAATAG